One segment of Gilliamella sp. ESL0441 DNA contains the following:
- the hda gene encoding DnaA inactivator Hda — protein sequence MTLSQLPLPFSLPNSETFESFYIGDNQLLLDSLQTLLVKQGFNVFYMWSASAAGRTHLLHASSQNKLASYIPLKQYFHLVPEILQGLDNYDLVCLDDIDAIAGNRNWEEAIFDLFNRLTEKNISKLLITASAPPKQVSFILPDLVSRLSWGQVYQLKELSDDDKLKALQLRAQLSGFELSTEVGLFLLKRVHRDMRTLFSLLEKFEVATLAEQRKLTIPFIKNILDL from the coding sequence ATTACTCTTTCACAATTACCGTTGCCTTTTTCATTACCAAACAGTGAAACTTTTGAAAGTTTTTATATAGGTGATAATCAATTACTACTTGATTCTTTGCAAACTTTATTGGTTAAGCAAGGTTTCAATGTATTTTATATGTGGTCGGCAAGCGCTGCTGGTCGTACTCACCTATTGCATGCATCAAGTCAAAACAAACTGGCTAGTTATATTCCTTTAAAACAGTATTTTCACCTTGTTCCCGAAATCTTACAAGGATTGGATAATTATGATTTAGTTTGTTTAGATGATATTGATGCTATTGCAGGCAATCGGAATTGGGAAGAAGCTATTTTTGATTTATTTAACCGTCTGACTGAAAAAAATATTAGTAAATTATTGATTACTGCCAGTGCTCCACCTAAACAGGTTTCTTTTATATTACCTGATCTGGTTTCACGACTCAGTTGGGGGCAAGTTTATCAATTAAAAGAACTGAGTGATGATGATAAGCTAAAGGCGTTACAACTACGAGCACAATTAAGTGGTTTTGAATTATCGACTGAAGTTGGATTATTTTTATTAAAGCGTGTCCATCGTGATATGCGTACCCTGTTTTCTTTGTTAGAAAAGTTTGAAGTAGCAACATTAGCGGAACAACGTAAGTTAACGATTCCTTTTATTAAAAATATTTTGGATTTGTAA
- a CDS encoding Cof-type HAD-IIB family hydrolase — protein MSNKPEAIVFFDLDGTLFNSQIEVLASSVEAIRKLKQNNIIPMLATGRTPCEVTDLMKKLSIDSIIGMNGQIVLYKGEKVFTNNIDKDLIARMYQFSKQQMNIPLAFYNDETMRISECTQAAKTFYHYLKQPIPPVDDLLYLKEPIQMMLLLCEEGESVYRDVFPELTFIRNTPYCVDVFNHGGSKGNGINQLLQKKGFTDVPTYAFGDGMNDFEMFTTVNHPIAMANAVDKLKEQAEFVTDSNDNDGIAKALKKFGLI, from the coding sequence ATGAGTAACAAGCCTGAAGCTATCGTTTTTTTTGATTTAGATGGGACTTTATTTAATAGTCAAATAGAGGTTTTAGCAAGTTCAGTTGAGGCAATAAGAAAGCTAAAGCAAAATAATATTATTCCAATGCTTGCAACAGGTCGTACACCTTGTGAAGTGACCGATTTAATGAAAAAATTGTCGATTGATTCTATTATCGGTATGAATGGGCAAATTGTTCTATATAAAGGCGAGAAAGTTTTTACGAATAATATCGATAAAGATTTAATCGCCAGAATGTATCAGTTTTCAAAACAGCAAATGAATATTCCTTTAGCTTTTTATAATGATGAAACAATGCGTATTTCTGAGTGTACTCAAGCAGCAAAAACGTTTTATCACTATCTTAAACAACCTATTCCCCCTGTTGATGATCTGCTTTATCTAAAAGAACCGATTCAAATGATGTTATTGTTGTGCGAAGAAGGTGAATCTGTTTATCGTGATGTTTTTCCTGAATTAACATTTATACGTAACACACCTTATTGTGTTGATGTTTTTAATCATGGTGGTTCCAAAGGCAATGGTATTAATCAGTTATTGCAAAAAAAAGGATTTACTGATGTGCCTACTTACGCATTTGGTGACGGGATGAATGATTTTGAGATGTTTACGACCGTTAATCACCCGATAGCAATGGCTAATGCTGTAGACAAATTAAAAGAACAAGCTGAATTTGTCACTGATTCCAATGATAATGATGGGATTGCAAAAGCCTTAAAAAAATTTGGTTTGATTTAA
- a CDS encoding anhydro-N-acetylmuramic acid kinase — MHNLYIGIMSGTSMDGVDIALVDITAGKVKSIASECYSMPDDIKQQLLTLCETKQTSLQDLGELDHQLGLLYAHHVNQFLTHHKIERNKINAIGCHGQTIYHSPFGANPFTMQIGDANIIAALTGITTVADFRRKDIAYGGQGAPLVPAFHKSQLENPSINRVILNIGGISNITVLIPHQPVIGYDTGPGNVLLDGWINACLGKNYDNDAKWAKTGKNDTKLLNKLLNEDYFQLPAPKSTGRELFNLSWLRQKLTGITLKSEDIQATLVELTALSIAQEITKLSINTELPCELLVCGGGAKNPLIMQRLSVLLPNWDVLTTSEKGINSDDMEAIAFAWLAYCRLNNIPSNIPEVTGANQAVSLGVIYQ; from the coding sequence ATGCACAATTTATATATTGGAATTATGTCAGGTACCAGCATGGATGGGGTAGATATTGCATTAGTTGATATTACTGCAGGAAAAGTTAAATCAATAGCCAGCGAATGTTATTCTATGCCAGATGACATTAAACAACAATTACTAACCCTTTGTGAAACCAAACAGACTTCATTACAAGATTTAGGTGAACTGGATCACCAGTTAGGCTTACTTTATGCCCATCATGTGAATCAATTTTTAACACACCATAAAATAGAGCGTAATAAAATTAATGCAATTGGTTGTCATGGACAAACTATTTACCATTCACCATTTGGTGCAAACCCTTTTACGATGCAAATTGGCGATGCCAATATCATTGCCGCCCTAACAGGCATTACTACCGTCGCTGACTTTAGACGAAAAGATATTGCTTATGGAGGACAAGGCGCACCTTTAGTGCCTGCTTTTCATAAATCACAACTTGAAAATCCGTCAATTAATCGTGTGATATTAAATATTGGTGGAATAAGTAATATCACGGTACTTATTCCTCATCAACCCGTTATCGGTTACGATACCGGACCGGGTAATGTATTGCTTGACGGTTGGATAAATGCTTGTCTTGGTAAAAATTATGATAACGATGCTAAATGGGCAAAAACAGGAAAGAATGATACCAAACTTCTCAATAAGTTATTAAATGAAGATTATTTTCAATTACCCGCCCCTAAAAGCACAGGACGAGAACTGTTTAACCTATCTTGGTTACGTCAAAAATTGACAGGTATCACATTAAAATCTGAGGATATTCAAGCAACACTGGTTGAATTGACTGCATTATCTATCGCGCAAGAAATAACAAAATTATCCATCAACACAGAATTACCATGTGAACTTTTAGTGTGTGGTGGAGGCGCAAAAAACCCTCTTATTATGCAAAGGCTATCTGTGTTATTGCCCAATTGGGATGTGTTAACTACCAGCGAAAAAGGAATAAACAGTGATGATATGGAAGCAATAGCATTCGCTTGGCTTGCTTATTGTCGACTTAATAATATTCCGTCGAATATTCCAGAAGTGACCGGTGCAAACCAAGCTGTATCTTTAGGGGTGATTTATCAATAA
- a CDS encoding Sua5/YciO/YrdC/YwlC family protein, producing MVNLLSIKEIDDLLEKGEVVAYPTESVFGLGCDPDCQTAVMKLLDLKRRPIEKGLILIASHYDQLIPYIDESALTYQQKQLALASWPGAVTWIFPKNKNTPQFLTGQFDSIAVRVTDHPLVCTLCDLFGKPLVSTSANLSNYPPCFTANEVALQFGEQFPILQGETGHRASPSEIRDIKTGQIIRQG from the coding sequence ATGGTAAATTTATTATCAATAAAAGAAATCGATGACTTACTAGAAAAAGGCGAAGTTGTAGCTTATCCAACTGAATCTGTTTTTGGATTGGGTTGCGATCCTGATTGTCAAACTGCAGTAATGAAACTGCTTGATTTAAAGCGCCGTCCTATTGAAAAAGGTTTAATTCTCATTGCCAGTCATTATGATCAACTTATCCCTTACATCGATGAGTCAGCATTGACCTATCAACAAAAACAGTTAGCTTTAGCAAGTTGGCCAGGTGCGGTTACTTGGATTTTTCCTAAAAATAAAAATACCCCACAGTTTTTAACCGGTCAATTTGATTCAATTGCAGTACGTGTTACTGATCATCCATTGGTATGTACATTATGCGACCTATTTGGTAAGCCCTTAGTTTCAACAAGCGCTAATCTTTCAAATTATCCGCCTTGTTTTACCGCAAACGAAGTTGCATTACAATTTGGTGAACAGTTTCCCATATTACAAGGTGAAACCGGACACAGGGCTTCACCTTCTGAAATTAGGGATATAAAAACGGGTCAAATCATACGACAAGGTTAG
- the tusB gene encoding sulfurtransferase complex subunit TusB produces the protein MLHTISTDNQSIIDPQIISAQDAVLFWQNGVFIALQNTPILNAILEKTQHCYILDNDITARGLDPFIDKRLHIINLQQMVELTAKHFPQMNW, from the coding sequence ATGCTACACACAATTTCAACAGATAACCAATCAATAATCGATCCTCAGATTATCTCTGCCCAAGATGCGGTCTTATTTTGGCAAAATGGCGTATTTATTGCGTTACAAAATACCCCTATTCTTAATGCTATTTTAGAAAAAACTCAACATTGTTATATCTTAGATAATGATATTACAGCGCGTGGACTTGATCCGTTTATTGATAAAAGATTGCATATCATTAATCTGCAACAGATGGTTGAATTGACCGCTAAACATTTTCCTCAAATGAATTGGTAA
- the tsaE gene encoding tRNA (adenosine(37)-N6)-threonylcarbamoyltransferase complex ATPase subunit type 1 TsaE → MKPIILADEQQTIFFGKQLAKQCLSYLLNNNSTIVIYLIGELGAGKTTFSRGFLQQLGHVGNVKSPTYTLVESYQFDDFSVYHFDLYRLYDPEELEFMGIREYFASRSISLIEWPQQAQGILPIADIEVHLSYLKLERTATLLAKTAKGQAIINQIHLADT, encoded by the coding sequence ATGAAACCTATTATTTTAGCCGACGAACAACAAACTATCTTCTTTGGTAAGCAATTAGCAAAGCAGTGTTTAAGTTATTTATTGAACAATAATAGTACAATAGTTATTTATTTAATTGGTGAGCTAGGGGCTGGAAAAACAACATTTAGTCGAGGTTTTTTACAACAATTAGGGCATGTTGGTAATGTAAAAAGCCCAACCTATACCTTAGTGGAATCTTATCAATTTGATGATTTTTCAGTTTATCATTTCGACTTATATAGGCTTTATGATCCAGAAGAACTTGAGTTTATGGGGATTCGTGAATATTTTGCTTCGCGATCCATTTCTTTAATAGAGTGGCCACAACAAGCCCAAGGTATTTTGCCAATTGCGGATATTGAAGTTCATTTAAGCTATTTGAAACTTGAACGTACAGCGACTTTGTTGGCAAAAACAGCAAAAGGTCAAGCTATTATTAATCAAATACACTTAGCGGATACATGA
- the mutL gene encoding DNA mismatch repair endonuclease MutL, producing the protein MAIHILSPQLANQIAAGEVVERPASVIKELIENSLDAGSTQIDIDLEQGGCKLIRIRDNGCGINKEELALALARHATSKINTLDDLEAIISLGFRGEALASISSVSRLTLTSRTAEQSEAWQVYAEGRDMSPTIKPAAHPVGSTVEVLDLFYNTPARRRFLKTEKTEFMHIEEFIRRIALARPDVTFNLQHNGKLVKQYRASELEKRVELVCGRAFMQKAVKLDWQHDDLLIQGWVASNEVSDLQYFYVNGRVIKDKLLNHALRQAYISRTNEQQSYVVFLKLDPKQVDVNVHPAKHEVRFHEARLVHDFVYQAIVMALESSVESTLPLEDNQTKISITPNRQAAGDNIFNRQNNQTSYSTNKPFPQKIINNVKENNALYGQLVNVDAQQNKQNINQKQQIDLPQEHHITEPQKAVIETLFPKRTTPLQSSLHHQFDSSSLVQFGRVLTVIQPDIALLEKYEDSEQKLMLMKLPVAKQKVNAIKLLSQESEKLLIPLTILINRKEEQVLTHYKAQLTFLGFEFSFEKAKLHLQNVPKMLRTTNWQQLLPALITFLSADENTTIDPTQIASWLAIKCEDNSLVSWSVANVIQLLAQLEQVDIKLLEQETFLYPIDIQTFMQSILS; encoded by the coding sequence ATGGCTATTCATATTCTATCACCTCAGTTAGCAAATCAAATTGCAGCTGGTGAAGTGGTAGAGCGTCCGGCATCAGTTATTAAAGAATTAATTGAAAATAGTTTAGATGCTGGTAGTACGCAAATTGATATTGATTTAGAGCAGGGCGGATGTAAATTAATTCGTATTCGAGATAATGGCTGTGGAATTAATAAGGAAGAATTAGCTTTAGCATTAGCTCGTCATGCAACCAGCAAAATTAATACATTAGACGACTTGGAGGCGATAATAAGTCTGGGATTTAGAGGAGAAGCACTTGCTAGTATCAGCTCAGTTTCCCGATTAACGCTAACTTCTCGAACTGCGGAACAATCTGAAGCCTGGCAAGTTTATGCTGAAGGTCGAGATATGTCTCCAACTATTAAACCTGCTGCACATCCAGTAGGTTCAACGGTTGAAGTGTTAGATCTATTTTATAATACCCCCGCTAGACGTCGTTTTTTGAAAACCGAAAAAACGGAATTTATGCATATTGAAGAGTTTATCAGACGTATTGCGTTGGCGCGTCCTGATGTGACATTTAACTTGCAACATAATGGTAAATTAGTTAAACAATATCGTGCATCTGAGTTAGAAAAACGTGTTGAACTCGTATGCGGTCGTGCTTTTATGCAAAAAGCAGTAAAGTTAGATTGGCAACATGATGATTTATTGATTCAAGGATGGGTTGCAAGTAATGAAGTTAGCGATCTACAATATTTTTATGTTAACGGGCGTGTAATTAAAGATAAATTACTCAATCATGCTCTACGGCAAGCTTATATTAGCCGAACAAACGAACAACAAAGTTATGTTGTATTTTTAAAACTTGATCCAAAGCAAGTTGATGTGAATGTTCATCCAGCTAAACATGAAGTTCGTTTTCATGAGGCTAGACTTGTTCATGATTTTGTTTATCAAGCTATTGTTATGGCACTGGAGTCGTCAGTTGAATCAACATTACCTTTAGAGGATAATCAAACTAAAATATCAATTACACCGAATAGACAAGCGGCGGGTGATAATATTTTCAATCGACAAAACAACCAGACATCTTATTCTACGAATAAGCCATTTCCTCAAAAGATAATCAATAATGTAAAAGAAAATAATGCACTGTACGGACAACTAGTTAATGTTGATGCCCAGCAAAACAAACAAAATATAAATCAAAAACAACAGATTGATTTACCACAGGAACATCACATTACTGAACCACAAAAAGCGGTGATTGAAACTTTATTTCCGAAACGAACAACGCCATTACAGTCATCACTACATCATCAGTTTGATAGTTCATCGTTAGTGCAATTTGGTCGAGTTTTAACTGTTATTCAACCCGATATTGCATTACTTGAAAAATATGAAGACAGCGAGCAAAAATTAATGTTAATGAAGCTGCCAGTTGCAAAGCAAAAAGTGAATGCGATTAAATTGTTATCGCAAGAATCTGAAAAACTACTGATTCCATTAACAATTTTAATTAATCGCAAAGAAGAGCAAGTTCTTACTCACTATAAGGCACAATTAACCTTTTTAGGTTTTGAGTTTAGTTTTGAAAAAGCTAAATTACATTTGCAAAATGTTCCTAAAATGTTACGTACGACAAATTGGCAACAGTTACTACCTGCTTTAATTACTTTTTTATCTGCAGATGAAAATACAACTATCGATCCTACTCAAATTGCCAGTTGGTTAGCTATTAAATGTGAAGATAATAGTTTGGTCAGTTGGAGTGTTGCTAACGTAATTCAATTGCTAGCTCAATTAGAACAGGTAGATATTAAATTATTAGAACAAGAAACATTTTTATACCCTATTGATATTCAAACTTTTATGCAATCAATTTTATCATGA
- the miaA gene encoding tRNA (adenosine(37)-N6)-dimethylallyltransferase MiaA, with protein sequence MSKPKIISLMGPTASGKTAFAMALYDRYPIDIISVDSALIYRGMDIGTAKPTLSEQQKYPHKLIDICDPSESYSAANFRHDAILEIEKSLKNGRIPLLVGGTMLYFKALIEGLSPLPAANSEIRQQIEEKANKYGWQSIHEELKKVDPVSANRIHPNDPQRLNRALEVYLISGKSLTELTQHSGELLPYDIMQFAIMPKDRAELHQRIEQRFLQMLELGFEDEVKRLMVRADLHTNLPSIRCVGYRQMWEYLSGEISYDEMVFKGICATRQLAKRQITWLRGWKQPITWLNGDNMDSIFLKI encoded by the coding sequence ATGAGTAAACCAAAAATTATTTCATTAATGGGGCCGACTGCATCAGGTAAGACAGCTTTTGCTATGGCGCTTTATGATCGTTATCCTATCGATATAATTAGCGTGGATTCAGCATTGATTTATCGTGGTATGGATATTGGTACGGCAAAACCTACTTTATCTGAACAACAAAAATATCCTCATAAATTGATTGATATTTGTGACCCCTCTGAAAGTTATTCTGCTGCGAACTTTCGGCATGATGCTATTTTGGAAATTGAAAAATCATTAAAAAATGGTCGAATTCCACTATTAGTAGGTGGAACAATGCTCTATTTTAAAGCTTTAATTGAGGGACTTTCACCTCTGCCAGCAGCGAATAGTGAAATACGTCAGCAAATTGAGGAAAAAGCCAATAAATATGGTTGGCAATCGATTCATGAAGAGTTAAAAAAAGTTGATCCCGTTTCGGCTAATAGAATTCATCCTAATGATCCACAGCGTCTTAATCGTGCTTTAGAAGTTTATTTAATTTCTGGAAAAAGTTTAACTGAATTGACACAACATAGTGGTGAACTATTACCTTACGATATTATGCAATTTGCTATCATGCCAAAAGATAGAGCTGAGTTGCATCAACGTATTGAACAACGTTTTTTACAGATGCTGGAGTTAGGATTTGAAGACGAAGTTAAACGATTAATGGTACGAGCAGATTTACATACTAATTTACCCTCTATACGTTGTGTCGGTTATCGTCAAATGTGGGAATATTTAAGTGGTGAAATAAGTTATGATGAAATGGTATTTAAAGGGATTTGCGCCACACGGCAATTAGCGAAAAGACAGATTACTTGGCTTAGAGGATGGAAACAACCAATCACATGGTTAAACGGTGATAATATGGATTCAATTTTTCTAAAAATATAA
- the hfq gene encoding RNA chaperone Hfq: MSKGQSLQDPYLNLLRREHIPVSIYLVNGIKLQGQIESFDQFVILLKNTVSQMVYKHAISTVVPSRPISGLVSQPEEETES, encoded by the coding sequence ATGTCAAAAGGGCAGTCATTACAAGATCCTTATTTAAATTTGCTTCGTCGCGAGCATATTCCTGTCTCAATTTATTTAGTTAACGGGATCAAATTACAAGGTCAAATTGAATCATTCGATCAATTTGTTATTTTATTAAAGAATACGGTAAGCCAAATGGTTTACAAACATGCTATTTCAACAGTCGTACCATCAAGACCTATTTCAGGATTGGTATCTCAGCCTGAAGAGGAAACTGAAAGCTGA
- the hflX gene encoding ribosome rescue GTPase HflX — MFERYKGGESALLVHVFFPKESDIEDLKEFEILVSSAQIDILDIVTTSRKAPQAKYFIGEGKAIEIAEKVKELDASVILVNHTLTPTQERNLEKLCECRVIDRTGLILDIFAQRARTHEGKLQVELAQLQYLSTRLVRGWTHLERQKGGIGLRGPGETQLETDRRLIRHRIQLILSKLAKVEKQRNQNRQSRNKADIPTVSLVGYTNAGKSTLFNALTHADVYAADQLFATLDPTLRRIVVDDVGEVVLADTVGFIRHLPHDLIAAFKATLLETQEAALLLHIVDAADPNFLDNMQAVDEVLLEIDADEIPTLIVMNKIDLIEGKQPCIDRDEDGLPIRVWISAENGLGLDLLFKALTERLARQIQVCQLNLPIHLAKLRSRLYQLNAVEHEVINGDGSFHLDVRMPSIEWNRLCKQEPDLLYLINTQNNN, encoded by the coding sequence TTGTTTGAACGATATAAAGGTGGTGAATCCGCCTTATTAGTGCATGTGTTCTTTCCTAAAGAAAGCGATATTGAGGATCTTAAAGAGTTTGAAATATTAGTTTCTTCAGCTCAGATAGATATTCTCGATATCGTGACAACTTCAAGAAAAGCGCCTCAAGCCAAATATTTTATTGGTGAAGGTAAAGCTATTGAAATTGCTGAAAAAGTGAAAGAATTAGATGCCTCTGTTATTTTAGTCAATCATACCCTAACGCCTACCCAAGAACGAAATCTCGAAAAATTGTGTGAATGTCGTGTTATCGATAGAACAGGACTAATTCTTGATATATTTGCACAACGCGCAAGAACCCATGAAGGAAAATTACAAGTTGAATTAGCTCAATTACAGTATTTATCGACGCGTTTAGTTCGTGGCTGGACTCATCTTGAGCGACAAAAAGGGGGAATTGGGTTAAGAGGCCCAGGCGAAACGCAATTGGAAACCGATAGACGATTAATTCGTCATCGTATTCAATTAATCTTATCTAAACTTGCTAAAGTTGAAAAACAACGCAACCAAAATAGACAATCCCGAAATAAAGCTGATATTCCAACTGTATCTTTAGTGGGTTATACTAATGCAGGTAAATCAACGCTATTTAATGCATTAACTCATGCTGATGTTTATGCTGCAGATCAGTTATTTGCAACACTTGATCCAACTTTACGCCGAATAGTTGTTGATGATGTAGGCGAAGTCGTGCTGGCTGACACGGTTGGTTTTATACGCCATTTACCGCATGATCTTATTGCTGCATTTAAAGCAACCTTGCTTGAAACTCAAGAAGCAGCCTTATTATTACACATTGTTGATGCCGCTGATCCCAACTTTTTAGATAACATGCAAGCGGTTGATGAGGTTTTGTTGGAAATAGACGCTGATGAAATTCCAACATTAATCGTCATGAACAAAATTGATTTAATCGAAGGCAAACAACCATGTATTGATCGTGATGAAGATGGTTTGCCAATTCGTGTTTGGATTTCTGCTGAAAATGGTTTAGGATTAGATCTCTTATTTAAGGCATTAACAGAAAGACTTGCTAGGCAAATTCAAGTTTGCCAATTAAACTTACCAATTCATTTAGCAAAACTAAGAAGCCGTTTATATCAGCTAAATGCAGTTGAACATGAAGTAATTAATGGAGATGGTAGTTTCCATTTAGATGTAAGGATGCCATCAATCGAATGGAATCGCCTATGTAAACAAGAGCCAGATCTGTTATACTTAATTAATACGCAAAATAACAACTAA
- the hflK gene encoding FtsH protease activity modulator HflK, whose product MAWNQPGNNGQDNDPWGNNNRKPSGSSASLLNKIKDILKNGHSSNNNGNSSGKKLPMNTSKIIGIVIVVLIFIWALNGFYTINQSQRGVITRFGQVQPEIIQPGLNWRIPLVDKVYAVDTQGTKNFNVKGFIVTTGENLVFVEMNVQYRISNPLKYLFNVTNVEDSLRQAADSALRTAVGSSNIDAIISDGRSVLESSTKDELVNVITHYDMGINIVDLNFQVARPPDEVQDAYDDAIRAQGDSEREIKKAEADKVQIVQQAEGRSARILADANAYKVRIELEAAGDVARFEKILPQYKAAPEITKERLYIETMERVLTKTNKVIVNDKSGNIMVLPLEKLFQNKRITNSNPPTLSNTNSDYNFNTSSSDAVKNQSQAASELPKDHNSSNNSNSVRNTTRTMGR is encoded by the coding sequence ATGGCGTGGAATCAGCCCGGCAATAACGGACAAGATAACGATCCATGGGGAAATAACAACCGAAAACCTTCTGGTTCATCGGCTAGTTTATTAAATAAAATCAAAGATATCCTCAAAAATGGTCATTCGAGTAACAACAATGGTAATTCTTCAGGAAAGAAATTACCGATGAATACTTCTAAAATTATAGGTATCGTAATTGTTGTATTAATTTTTATTTGGGCGCTCAATGGTTTTTATACTATAAATCAAAGTCAACGAGGTGTGATTACACGTTTTGGTCAAGTTCAACCTGAAATTATTCAGCCAGGATTAAATTGGAGAATACCATTAGTAGACAAAGTTTATGCTGTTGATACTCAAGGTACTAAAAATTTCAATGTAAAAGGATTTATCGTCACGACAGGTGAAAACTTAGTGTTCGTTGAAATGAACGTACAATATCGTATTAGTAATCCTTTAAAATATTTATTCAATGTCACAAATGTTGAAGATAGTCTGCGACAAGCGGCTGACAGTGCACTTAGAACCGCTGTGGGTAGTTCAAATATAGACGCAATCATTTCTGATGGGCGTTCTGTGCTTGAAAGTAGTACTAAAGATGAATTAGTTAATGTGATTACGCATTATGATATGGGTATCAATATTGTAGACTTGAACTTCCAAGTAGCGCGTCCACCTGATGAAGTGCAAGATGCTTATGATGATGCTATTCGAGCTCAAGGTGACAGTGAGCGTGAAATTAAAAAGGCTGAAGCTGATAAAGTTCAGATAGTGCAGCAAGCAGAAGGTCGTTCAGCGAGAATTCTAGCCGATGCTAATGCTTACAAAGTACGTATTGAACTTGAAGCTGCGGGTGATGTTGCGCGTTTCGAAAAAATTCTACCGCAATATAAAGCAGCACCTGAAATCACCAAAGAACGTTTGTATATTGAAACTATGGAAAGGGTATTAACCAAAACCAACAAAGTTATTGTTAATGATAAAAGCGGTAACATTATGGTTTTACCATTGGAAAAGTTATTTCAAAATAAAAGAATAACAAATTCTAATCCACCAACATTATCAAATACTAACAGTGATTATAACTTTAATACGTCTTCTTCAGATGCCGTAAAAAATCAGTCTCAAGCAGCATCTGAATTACCAAAAGACCATAACAGTAGCAATAACTCAAATAGCGTAAGAAATACTACGCGGACTATGGGACGTTAA
- the hflC gene encoding protease modulator HflC: protein MRKLLIPIVLILIGVYISSVYVIEEGTRGVVLRFNKIIGLSEPGLHFKIPGMDTVKVIDAKIQTTNSSNNNKEQRFFNVQKKELIVDYFVQWKIIDFNRYYETVAGGNNVEDLLLARLNGRLRAEIGKLSNKDIINDSNADTQSRNSLMNRVKDALNGGAQEIAENTSTDVHKDIEGNKTSLRAFGVEVIDVRIKQINFPAEVSGSIYARMRAEREVIARDKRFEGVKKAEETRAKATLQETEILSEAERQSRVIRGEGDAIAAKLYADAFGKDKEFFSFIRSLKAYEQSFTGSDIMVISPDSEFFQYMKLKSNN from the coding sequence ATGCGAAAATTATTAATTCCTATAGTTTTAATATTAATCGGTGTGTATATTTCAAGCGTTTATGTTATTGAAGAAGGTACACGTGGTGTTGTTTTAAGATTCAATAAAATCATTGGATTATCTGAGCCTGGGTTACATTTTAAAATCCCTGGTATGGATACGGTCAAAGTAATTGATGCTAAAATTCAAACAACTAATAGCTCTAATAACAATAAAGAACAACGATTTTTCAATGTGCAAAAGAAAGAGTTAATTGTTGACTATTTTGTGCAATGGAAAATTATTGATTTTAATCGTTATTATGAAACAGTCGCCGGTGGTAATAATGTCGAAGACTTATTATTAGCAAGACTGAATGGTCGTTTACGTGCTGAAATTGGTAAATTAAGTAATAAAGATATTATCAATGATTCTAATGCGGATACACAATCTCGTAATTCTTTGATGAATCGCGTAAAAGATGCACTAAATGGTGGTGCTCAAGAAATAGCTGAAAATACTTCAACAGATGTACATAAAGATATCGAAGGTAATAAAACGAGTTTACGAGCGTTTGGTGTCGAAGTCATTGATGTGCGAATCAAGCAAATTAATTTTCCTGCTGAGGTTTCAGGTTCAATCTATGCCAGAATGCGAGCAGAACGTGAAGTTATTGCACGAGATAAACGTTTTGAAGGTGTAAAAAAAGCTGAAGAAACAAGAGCAAAAGCTACATTGCAAGAAACAGAAATACTTTCAGAAGCAGAACGCCAATCACGAGTAATTCGTGGTGAAGGCGATGCAATTGCTGCTAAGCTTTATGCGGATGCTTTTGGCAAAGACAAAGAATTTTTTAGTTTTATTCGAAGTTTAAAAGCTTATGAACAAAGTTTCACTGGTAGTGATATTATGGTCATTAGTCCAGATAGTGAATTTTTTCAATATATGAAATTAAAATCTAATAATTAA